One window of the Sphaerochaeta associata genome contains the following:
- the istB gene encoding IS21-like element helper ATPase IstB — translation MMMTSTIRIQRREEISDMCRKLFLSQQLVALCQQATPRQEEFLHDVLSMEVESRERSKRSRLLNRARFPMPKSMEGYDYSHVRLPPSITRVELEGCEFIGRKTNLVCYGPVGTGKTHMAIALGMKACEMGLAARFYTVTELVLKLAEARKNGVLERLVSDIRRLDLLILDEWGYVPVDKEGSQLLFRIISDSYESKSLILTTNLEFSKWGGIFTDQQMAAAMIDRLIHHGHLLVFEGQSYRMEHALMRKTASERSKGGDEHGR, via the coding sequence ATGATGATGACTTCAACCATCCGCATCCAACGTAGGGAAGAGATATCGGACATGTGCCGGAAACTGTTCCTTTCCCAACAACTGGTAGCGTTGTGCCAGCAGGCAACGCCGAGGCAGGAAGAGTTCCTGCATGACGTGCTGTCAATGGAGGTGGAGAGCCGGGAACGCTCAAAACGCTCCAGGCTGCTCAACCGGGCCCGGTTTCCCATGCCCAAGAGCATGGAAGGCTACGACTATTCTCATGTGCGCCTGCCGCCTTCCATTACCAGGGTGGAACTGGAAGGCTGCGAATTCATTGGCAGGAAGACCAACCTGGTCTGCTATGGACCGGTGGGAACCGGGAAAACGCATATGGCCATAGCACTGGGGATGAAGGCCTGCGAGATGGGCCTTGCAGCCCGGTTCTATACGGTGACCGAGCTGGTGCTGAAACTGGCCGAGGCACGGAAGAACGGAGTCTTGGAACGCTTGGTGTCGGACATACGCAGACTGGATCTGCTCATTCTTGATGAGTGGGGGTACGTACCGGTGGACAAGGAGGGGTCCCAGCTCCTGTTCCGCATCATCAGCGACAGCTACGAGAGCAAAAGCCTCATTCTTACGACGAACCTCGAGTTTTCCAAGTGGGGTGGCATCTTCACCGACCAGCAGATGGCTGCAGCAATGATCGACAGGCTCATCCACCATGGGCACCTGCTTGTGTTCGAGGGGCAGAGCTACCGGATGGAGCATGCATTGATGCGGAAGACCGCATCCGAGCGGTCGAAAGGGGGTGACGAACATGGTCGTTGA
- a CDS encoding IS1634 family transposase, which translates to MIDANAKPMKIIRVTNKKNGVTYLYEDQAFWNSEKKRGEHKRKCIGRLGPDGSEIYNDFYLARKEASKAENPLVSKTTLMGQNLILDKVVKDVGIQPVLKEAFGADDADAILQLARYSVCEGKALSRAEDWLNDRGFNGNALCSQRISELLASLSDDRRNTFFKLWIAKQAKKKALLFDITSISSYGKNNTYVERGYNRDHENLRQINLGLLSAHSSNVPLWYSELPGSMSDSLVLDHVLRSLEKLDVKDINLVGDRGFYSEANLRNIADKGQKFTIPVPSSLKWQKELIDKVRPSCVLSSKNPWSNHQGIPCLITGNSRVLSSAQESMQISRNYGL; encoded by the coding sequence ATGATAGATGCCAATGCAAAACCGATGAAAATCATCCGTGTCACCAACAAGAAGAACGGTGTCACCTACCTCTACGAGGACCAGGCCTTCTGGAACAGCGAGAAGAAGCGCGGCGAGCACAAGCGAAAGTGCATCGGCCGACTCGGTCCGGATGGAAGCGAGATATACAACGATTTCTACCTGGCCAGGAAGGAAGCCTCCAAGGCCGAGAATCCGCTTGTCTCGAAAACCACCCTGATGGGACAGAACCTCATCCTGGACAAGGTGGTCAAGGACGTCGGCATACAGCCTGTTCTGAAGGAAGCCTTCGGAGCCGACGATGCCGATGCCATCCTTCAGCTTGCACGGTACAGCGTCTGCGAGGGCAAGGCCCTCAGCAGAGCCGAGGACTGGCTGAACGATCGTGGTTTCAACGGCAACGCCCTTTGCTCGCAGCGGATCAGCGAGCTGCTTGCCTCCCTGTCCGACGACAGGCGCAACACCTTCTTCAAGCTTTGGATTGCCAAGCAGGCGAAGAAAAAGGCACTGCTTTTCGATATAACCTCGATTTCGTCCTATGGAAAAAACAACACCTATGTGGAGCGGGGGTACAACCGGGACCACGAGAACCTGAGGCAGATAAACCTCGGCCTGCTCAGCGCCCACTCGTCGAACGTCCCTCTCTGGTACTCGGAATTGCCCGGGAGCATGTCCGATTCACTCGTCCTCGACCATGTGCTGCGCAGCCTGGAAAAGCTCGATGTGAAGGACATCAACCTGGTCGGCGACCGGGGCTTCTACAGCGAGGCGAACCTCAGGAACATAGCGGATAAGGGACAGAAGTTCACCATCCCCGTCCCCTCCAGCCTCAAGTGGCAGAAGGAATTGATCGACAAGGTCAGGCCCTCATGTGTTTTGTCAAGCAAAAATCCTTGGTCTAATCACCAGGGAATCCCGTGTCTAATCACGGGAAATTCCCGGGTTTTATCATCTGCACAGGAATCTATGCAGATATCCAGAAACTATGGCTTGTAA
- a CDS encoding IS1634 family transposase, with protein sequence MGSPPKKEKVSEQELREVQCVEYGACSYLYQANGAMMDGLRRFFPDTWKTVFTLAALKCIGEASLKRVQTCYETSYLSVLFPRLGLSAPSLTHVMRELGRNRDGICSYMRDGLSAYSGFILVDGHRIISESRNMPLTQMSYDSRMRYEPQINLLYLFGRKDGTRLPLYYKQFAGSVPDCLALPDIGDEAGIGGSGITVIVDKGFGSEDDFSAITGSGMHYIIPLRRNTTEAQIPANTSLYANAFNFRQRSVFWISGTKDRCKVVVYYDMLLAMHETNDLICRLEKKNNTMAAALQKEGARRSKGKSKLTDEQIAAMQSIDVASNVQQRSEIGTLILKTDRLDLDESQIYALYKTRQEIEQNSKCYDDTLDLDASFMQDQDTFEGWLFVNHLALQMLYSILDHVAQANLAGRYSFKDVLRTLEGIRANKIHGQWRLSQFTKNTRKLCTDLNIKIDGPLVG encoded by the coding sequence ATGGGTTCACCCCCCAAGAAGGAGAAGGTCTCCGAGCAAGAACTGAGGGAGGTTCAGTGCGTCGAGTACGGGGCCTGCAGCTACCTGTACCAGGCCAACGGGGCCATGATGGACGGCTTGAGGCGGTTCTTCCCCGACACCTGGAAGACGGTTTTCACCCTTGCCGCGCTCAAGTGCATCGGGGAGGCCTCGCTGAAGCGGGTGCAGACCTGTTATGAGACCAGCTATCTTTCGGTCCTGTTCCCCCGCCTCGGGCTGTCCGCCCCCTCGCTCACCCATGTCATGAGGGAGCTGGGAAGAAACCGCGACGGCATCTGCTCCTACATGAGGGACGGCCTGTCCGCCTACAGCGGCTTCATCCTTGTCGACGGGCACCGGATCATCAGCGAATCGCGGAACATGCCGCTCACGCAGATGAGCTACGACAGCAGGATGCGCTACGAGCCGCAGATCAACCTGCTGTACCTGTTCGGGAGGAAGGACGGGACGAGGCTTCCGCTGTACTACAAACAGTTCGCAGGCAGCGTGCCCGACTGCCTGGCGCTTCCCGACATCGGGGATGAGGCGGGGATTGGGGGTTCCGGCATCACCGTGATAGTGGACAAGGGCTTCGGGTCCGAGGACGACTTCAGTGCCATCACCGGGTCTGGGATGCACTACATCATCCCGCTGAGAAGGAACACGACCGAGGCGCAGATCCCTGCGAACACATCGCTGTACGCCAATGCGTTCAACTTCCGCCAGCGCAGCGTATTCTGGATATCCGGTACCAAGGATAGATGCAAGGTCGTGGTCTATTACGACATGCTGCTTGCCATGCATGAGACGAACGATCTCATCTGCCGCCTCGAGAAGAAGAACAATACCATGGCAGCCGCGCTGCAAAAGGAGGGGGCACGACGCAGCAAAGGCAAGAGCAAGCTCACCGACGAGCAGATTGCCGCGATGCAGAGCATCGACGTCGCCAGCAATGTACAGCAGCGCAGCGAAATCGGCACTCTCATACTCAAGACCGACCGCCTGGACCTCGACGAGTCCCAGATCTATGCCTTGTACAAGACACGACAGGAGATCGAGCAGAATTCCAAATGCTACGACGACACCCTGGATCTGGACGCCAGTTTCATGCAGGACCAGGATACCTTCGAGGGGTGGCTGTTCGTCAACCACCTGGCCCTTCAGATGCTGTACAGCATCCTCGACCACGTCGCCCAGGCAAACCTGGCGGGCAGGTATTCCTTCAAGGATGTGCTCAGGACCCTTGAAGGAATTCGGGCGAACAAGATCCACGGACAGTGGAGATTGTCGCAGTTCACCAAGAATACCCGGAAGCTGTGTACCGACCTGAACATCAAGATTGACGGTCCTCTAGTCGGTTAG
- a CDS encoding glycosyltransferase — MKIVIVCFTYSPSFSYMENQLAKAFQVLGHNVSLIASTESYVQDKIERFSPGDYVYDNLAVKRISFAWKGNYLAHKLWKMKGLSQALEDFQPDIIYHMNICGLEIKNSVIYVNHNPKTTIFFDNHAAFYNSGKNWVSKYLRYQLILGNYVRRASEKSMKIFYIGNGEKYFLENNFHIPTQKLELFPLGDFILSDDQYLVTRKQIRTQNSVSNECQVICHTGKLNKSKYTIEIINSFLYAGVQDSQLWIIGGIENDIYDDVMTLIHENSDRIKYFGWKNSSQLSELLCACDIYVQLSVSSTFLTALCRKCVGVSINPVDTYNYIPKEIYYQIATPSCLKHTLKKILDFPGQISSKRQESYIFAKDNLDYLTLVDRLILQPHANKNI, encoded by the coding sequence ATGAAGATTGTGATTGTTTGTTTTACCTATTCACCAAGCTTTTCCTATATGGAAAATCAACTAGCGAAAGCTTTTCAAGTTCTTGGGCATAATGTAAGTTTGATTGCCTCGACTGAAAGTTATGTTCAAGACAAAATTGAGCGTTTTAGTCCTGGAGATTATGTTTATGATAATTTGGCCGTTAAACGAATTTCATTTGCTTGGAAAGGTAATTACCTAGCGCATAAACTTTGGAAAATGAAAGGATTATCTCAAGCTTTGGAAGATTTCCAGCCAGACATAATTTATCACATGAATATTTGTGGTTTGGAGATTAAAAATTCAGTCATTTATGTAAACCATAATCCTAAAACGACTATTTTTTTTGATAATCATGCTGCTTTCTATAATTCTGGAAAGAATTGGGTTTCGAAATATCTCCGTTATCAGTTAATCTTAGGCAATTATGTGAGAAGAGCGTCAGAAAAGTCGATGAAGATATTTTATATCGGAAATGGTGAGAAATATTTTTTAGAAAATAATTTCCATATTCCAACCCAAAAACTGGAATTATTTCCACTTGGGGATTTCATTTTATCGGATGATCAGTATTTAGTAACTCGGAAACAGATAAGGACTCAAAATTCTGTGAGCAATGAATGTCAAGTAATATGTCATACTGGAAAACTAAACAAGTCAAAGTATACCATAGAAATAATTAATTCATTTCTCTATGCTGGCGTACAGGATTCGCAACTCTGGATAATTGGAGGTATTGAAAATGATATCTACGATGATGTAATGACGTTAATCCATGAAAATTCTGATAGAATCAAATATTTTGGATGGAAAAATTCAAGTCAATTAAGTGAACTACTTTGTGCTTGCGATATATATGTTCAATTATCAGTGTCTTCCACATTTCTAACTGCATTATGCAGAAAGTGTGTAGGAGTCTCAATAAATCCAGTTGATACATATAACTATATTCCAAAAGAAATTTACTATCAGATTGCGACTCCTTCATGTTTAAAGCATACTCTCAAAAAAATCCTAGATTTTCCGGGACAAATTTCTAGTAAACGACAAGAATCTTATATTTTTGCGAAGGATAACCTCGATTATCTGACTTTAGTTGATCGTTTGATTCTTCAACCGCATGCTAATAAAAATATTTGA
- a CDS encoding nucleotide sugar dehydrogenase, whose translation MNIIQCLEKITNREIEIGVIGLGYVGLPLAVEKAKAGFKTTGFDVQQKKVDMVNQGINYIGDVVQEDLAALVKSGMLRATSDFSFVADCDFIAICVPTPLDEHQQPDIFYVRDSVIEISKYLKKESIVVLESTTYPGTTEELVKPLLEKGSGLVCGEDFYLGFSPERVDPGNLIYKTKNTPKVVGGIGKDATEVIAAVYRAVLSSDVYEVSSPAIAEMEKILENTYRNVNIGLVNELAKLCHEMGISIWEVIDAAKTKPYGFQAFYPGPGLGGHCIPLDPYYLSWKAREYGFHTSMIESSMMINDRMPEYTVERASKILNRFRKALNGSKVLVLGVAYKQDIDDYRESPALKVIEILERQGAEVTYYDPWVAEYRYKGRAVQGLKELTKETCVA comes from the coding sequence ATGAATATAATCCAATGTTTAGAAAAAATCACAAATAGAGAAATTGAAATTGGGGTCATCGGTCTCGGCTACGTCGGTCTCCCTCTTGCCGTAGAGAAAGCCAAAGCAGGATTCAAGACCACCGGCTTCGATGTCCAACAGAAGAAAGTGGACATGGTGAACCAAGGCATCAACTATATTGGCGATGTGGTGCAGGAAGACCTTGCTGCCCTGGTGAAGTCGGGGATGCTTCGTGCCACCAGCGACTTCTCCTTTGTAGCCGACTGCGACTTCATTGCCATCTGTGTGCCTACTCCTTTGGACGAGCACCAGCAACCGGATATTTTCTATGTGAGGGATTCAGTTATTGAGATTTCTAAGTACTTAAAAAAGGAATCCATCGTAGTCCTTGAGTCCACCACCTACCCCGGTACCACCGAGGAATTGGTAAAGCCGTTGTTGGAAAAAGGTTCCGGGCTTGTCTGCGGTGAGGATTTTTACCTTGGATTCTCTCCTGAGCGTGTCGATCCGGGCAATCTCATCTACAAGACAAAGAACACCCCCAAAGTGGTCGGAGGCATCGGCAAGGATGCCACTGAAGTTATTGCTGCCGTCTACCGTGCCGTACTCTCCAGTGATGTCTACGAAGTTTCCAGCCCGGCTATAGCCGAGATGGAGAAAATTCTGGAGAACACCTATCGTAATGTGAACATCGGGCTGGTGAACGAGCTTGCAAAGCTCTGCCATGAAATGGGCATAAGTATCTGGGAAGTAATCGATGCGGCGAAGACCAAGCCCTATGGGTTCCAGGCCTTCTATCCCGGCCCTGGACTTGGCGGGCATTGCATCCCGCTCGATCCCTACTACCTTTCTTGGAAAGCGAGGGAGTACGGATTTCATACGTCGATGATAGAGAGCTCGATGATGATCAACGACCGCATGCCTGAATACACGGTAGAGCGTGCCTCCAAGATTCTGAACAGGTTCAGGAAAGCCCTCAACGGATCGAAGGTATTGGTGTTGGGTGTAGCCTACAAGCAGGATATCGACGACTACCGCGAGAGTCCGGCACTCAAGGTCATCGAGATACTGGAGAGGCAAGGGGCGGAAGTGACCTACTACGACCCCTGGGTGGCAGAGTACCGGTACAAGGGAAGGGCTGTGCAGGGTTTGAAGGAACTCACGAAGGAGACTTGTGTAGCGTAA